In Glandiceps talaboti chromosome 6, keGlaTala1.1, whole genome shotgun sequence, one DNA window encodes the following:
- the LOC144436449 gene encoding cytochrome P450 1A1-like gives MNEGTKSGICASILFADNTNASHFIVFVTFLLTLVVIRKYFAGRNYTLDKIPGPRGIPIFGNFLQLGESPHTTLTKLRHIYSDVFRIYIGNTPVIIVNGMVAIKEALVKRSSHFADRPSLQSFNEISGGFSMAFGRYSERWKVHRRIATTALRMYTSGHQLDILQEIIKNEIFELMNVLTDNNNEEGNVLDPQSAIRIAFANIISVIEFGKRYAHDDEELQRVVLLADRFADNASGFTNPADYMSWMKYLPNPKGNELRAIQKELDLWIRKRIADHRQTFGGVQRDVMDNLLKVSQEMDSNEMRRVGLTEKHILATAQDLFGAGFDTTATCMHWALLYLVKYPTVQYKVQNEMDRVVGRTRLPTFNDRSQLVYTDSFILEVLRHASVVPFTLPHATTCTSILDDYVIPKDTVLFFNLWSVNHDPKLWSEPHEFCPERFINSDGQTLNKEAVSKLVSFSVGRRKCPGETLAKLEVFLALAILLHQCQFDKSNERLPGLEGRYGITLRPQLYKIHVQRR, from the coding sequence ATGAATGAAGGTACAAAAAGTGGTATATGTGCTAGCATTCTATTCGCTGATAACACCAACGCTTCACATTTTATCGTTTTTGTCACCTTCTTGTTGACTTTGGTGGTGATAAGGAAATATTTTGCAGGGAGAAATTATACCCTGGACAAAATACCCGGTCCAAGAGGAATACCAATATTTGGAAATTTTCTTCAACTTGGCGAAAGTCCACACACCACATTAACAAAACTCCGTCATATATATAGCGATGTATTTCGGATCTATATCGGCAATACTCCTGTAATCATTGTCAATGGCATGGTTGCCATCAAAGAAGCACTCGTCAAACGATCATCACACTTTGCTGACAGACCAAGCTTACAGTCGTTTAATGAAATCAGTGGTGGTTTCAGCATGGCGTTCGGTCGTTACAGTGAAAGATGGAAAGTACATAGAAGAATTGCAACGACTGCGTTACGAATGTATACCAGTGGTCACCAATTAGACATATTACAAGAgataataaaaaatgaaatatttgaattaatGAATGTCTTAACAGATAATAACAACGAGGAGGGCAACGTTTTGGATCCGCAAAGTGCAATCAGAATAGCCTTCGCCAACATCATAAGCGTTATTGAATTTGGTAAACGGTACGCTCACGACGACGAAGAGTTACAGCGAGTAGTATTGTTAGCTGATCGATTTGCTGACAACGCTTCTGGCTTCACAAACCCAGCCGACTATATGTCGTGGATGAAATATCTGCCAAACCCGAAAGGAAATGAACTAAGAGCTATCCAGAAAGAACTTGATTTATGGATACGAAAACGAATTGCGGATCATCGTCAGACGTTTGGAGGTGTTCAACGTGACGTCATGGACAACTTACTGAAAGTGAGTCAAGAGATGGATTCTAATGAAATGAGGCGTGTTGGATTAACAGAGAAACACATCCTTGCAACAGCACAGGATCTCTTCGGAGCTGGTTTCGATACTACGGCTACTTGTATGCACTGGGCGCTTCTCTACCTGGTCAAATACCCAACTGTTCAGTATAAAGTTCAGAATGAAATGGACCGAGTTGTGGGACGCACACGACTACCAACTTTCAACGATCGCAGTCAACTAGTATATACTGATTCGTTCATACTGGAAGTTCTGCGTCATGCCTCTGTTGTTCCATTCACCCTTCCACATGCAACTACCTGTACGTCAATACTAGATGACTACGTCATACCAAAAGATACTGTGTTATTCTTCAATCTATGGTCAGTAAATCACGATCCCAAGCTTTGGTCAGAGCCACATGAATTTTGTCCTGAGCGCTTTATCAACTCTGACGGACAAACATTGAACAAAGAGGCAGTCTCAAAACTAGTCTCATTTTCTGTTGGTAGAAGAAAATGTCCTGGGGAAACTTTGGCAAAACTTGAAGTATTCTTAGCATTGGCGATATTACTCCACCAATGTCAATTTGATAAAAGCAATGAACGCTTACCAGGTTTAGAGGGTCGATATGGCATAACGTTAAGACCACAATTGTACAAAATCCACGTACAACGACGTTAA